The following are from one region of the Desulforegula conservatrix Mb1Pa genome:
- a CDS encoding hybrid sensor histidine kinase/response regulator, with protein sequence MKENIQTIFVADDNPTNLHLIAHFLHRGGFRIVTAKSGDETLLIVENEKPDLILLDVLMPGAMDGFETCVRLKNKRSTSNIPVIFMTSLTDMEDKVRGFQCGAVDYICKPIQQEELLARIQTHLMLQRQKNELIRLNSEKEMLFSVIAHDLKDPFNALFGYADLLMNYYDTYDDAQRRKYIGYIKEMSEKLYIMMEDLLGWARSLSSGVVWKSETIRLASLVEQATETMLVHAKNKGIDVEINVSDDAIISCDSNMISVVLRNLLSNAIKFTPPKGKIIITSVIGAEGVILMVEDNGVGIPDEKMTEIFSDKGCFSTPGTLNEKGAGLGLMLSREFLRLNGGSMRIESKEGYGSRFIVTFAKS encoded by the coding sequence TTGAAGGAAAATATCCAGACAATATTTGTTGCAGATGATAATCCCACAAATCTCCATCTTATAGCTCATTTTCTGCATAGAGGCGGTTTTAGAATTGTTACCGCAAAAAGCGGTGATGAGACCTTGCTCATTGTGGAAAACGAGAAGCCTGACCTTATCCTGCTTGATGTTTTGATGCCTGGAGCAATGGACGGTTTTGAAACATGCGTAAGGCTTAAAAATAAACGTTCGACATCAAACATCCCAGTTATTTTCATGACTTCACTTACAGATATGGAAGACAAGGTCAGAGGTTTTCAGTGCGGAGCAGTTGACTATATCTGTAAACCCATACAGCAGGAAGAACTGCTGGCAAGAATACAGACCCATCTGATGCTGCAACGTCAGAAGAATGAACTGATAAGGCTTAACTCGGAAAAAGAAATGCTTTTCTCTGTTATTGCCCATGATCTTAAAGATCCCTTCAATGCTCTTTTCGGATATGCCGATCTGCTCATGAACTATTACGATACCTATGATGACGCACAGCGCAGGAAGTATATCGGCTATATTAAAGAGATGTCTGAAAAGCTCTATATAATGATGGAGGATCTTCTTGGTTGGGCCCGTTCCCTTTCTTCAGGAGTAGTCTGGAAATCCGAGACCATAAGACTCGCCTCTCTTGTTGAGCAGGCAACGGAAACTATGCTGGTTCATGCAAAAAACAAGGGTATAGATGTCGAGATAAATGTAAGTGATGATGCCATCATATCATGCGATTCCAATATGATATCGGTCGTACTCAGAAATCTCCTGTCAAACGCCATAAAATTTACGCCGCCAAAAGGGAAAATAATCATAACTTCGGTGATTGGGGCCGAAGGTGTTATTCTGATGGTGGAAGACAATGGAGTCGGTATTCCTGACGAGAAAATGACAGAAATTTTTTCAGACAAGGGTTGCTTTTCAACTCCTGGGACTCTTAATGAAAAAGGAGCCGGACTTGGCCTGATGCTGTCAAGGGAATTTCTGAGGCTGAATGGAGGTAGCATGAGGATTGAAAGCAAGGAAGGGTATGGCAGCAGATTCATAGTAACATTTGCGAAGTCGTAA
- a CDS encoding glycosyltransferase family 2 protein produces the protein MNKDISCIIPTKDREHLVEKAIRSVISQNTSLSIEIIMVDDGSSDSTIERISRLFPNIIIVKTANTGPGKARNLGVDASSSEILMFLDSDDEWLPDHAESLYKIIKSGHEFAYGITLNHNEVSGGEFLIPENGKGYRGDCFRNMARWCFTVPSSAAVTKKAFDSAGGFPELNRGEDWAFFLKLSSEFSFGFCEKVISRRMLHEGSLCSADSLAPKIENLLINIKKVVEASGRADATLIHFFDQAMNITRKEGTSWKTFQDFFTATKNLEPRL, from the coding sequence TTGAATAAAGACATAAGCTGCATAATACCCACAAAGGACAGGGAGCATCTGGTTGAAAAGGCCATAAGAAGCGTAATCAGCCAGAATACCAGTCTGTCCATAGAAATAATCATGGTCGATGACGGATCTTCGGATTCGACCATTGAAAGAATTTCCAGGCTTTTCCCCAATATAATCATTGTAAAAACAGCAAACACAGGGCCTGGCAAGGCAAGAAATCTCGGAGTAGATGCATCTTCTTCTGAGATTCTCATGTTTCTGGATTCAGATGACGAATGGCTGCCTGATCATGCTGAATCTCTTTATAAAATAATAAAAAGCGGCCATGAATTTGCCTATGGCATCACCCTCAACCACAATGAAGTCTCTGGCGGTGAATTTCTTATTCCCGAAAACGGAAAGGGTTACAGAGGTGACTGTTTCAGGAATATGGCGAGATGGTGCTTTACGGTTCCTTCATCTGCGGCTGTAACAAAAAAGGCATTTGACTCTGCAGGCGGATTTCCTGAATTGAACAGAGGCGAAGACTGGGCTTTTTTTCTAAAACTGAGCTCAGAATTCAGTTTCGGTTTTTGTGAAAAAGTCATATCAAGAAGAATGCTCCATGAGGGCAGCCTTTGCAGCGCTGATAGCCTTGCGCCAAAAATAGAAAATCTTCTCATAAATATCAAAAAAGTTGTCGAAGCATCAGGAAGAGCAGACGCGACTCTTATTCACTTTTTTGATCAGGCTATGAATATAACCAGAAAAGAGGGCACATCATGGAAAACTTTTCAGGATTTTTTTACCGCGACAAAGAATCTGGAGCCTCGTCTCTGA
- a CDS encoding formate/nitrite transporter family protein — translation MNNEIKFDALIPSEIAAKAELAGQKKAGMPVFSTLILAVLAGAFIAMGGMFMTTVLAGTSNIGIKDPSGAIVYTTALAYGLQRLLGGLAFCLGLILVVIGGAELFTGNNLIVMAWASGKVSTFKMLRNWIIVYIGNMIGSIATATLMFLTLQYTFPGGSGSIGLTALNVAVSKTQLAFFQALALGILCNALVCMAVWLTYSGRSVADKIFAIIFPITAFVAAGFEHSVANMYLIPMGLLIKTDRTFLAKIGKTASDYDSLTWYDFFVTNLVPVTIGNIIGGAVLVGVIYWVAYLRPEKK, via the coding sequence ATGAACAACGAAATCAAATTTGATGCTCTTATCCCTTCGGAAATAGCAGCCAAGGCAGAACTGGCTGGGCAAAAGAAGGCCGGGATGCCTGTTTTCAGCACATTAATTCTTGCCGTTCTTGCAGGGGCTTTCATAGCAATGGGCGGGATGTTCATGACAACAGTCCTCGCAGGAACATCCAATATCGGCATAAAAGACCCAAGCGGCGCAATTGTCTATACAACGGCTCTGGCATATGGTCTTCAGCGTCTTCTTGGAGGTCTGGCCTTCTGCCTGGGTCTTATTCTTGTGGTTATTGGAGGAGCCGAACTTTTTACGGGAAACAATCTGATTGTCATGGCATGGGCCAGCGGCAAGGTCTCAACCTTCAAAATGCTTAGAAACTGGATCATAGTCTATATCGGAAATATGATTGGCAGCATTGCCACCGCGACTCTCATGTTTTTAACACTGCAGTACACTTTTCCAGGAGGTTCGGGATCAATAGGGCTTACAGCGTTAAATGTGGCCGTATCCAAAACCCAACTCGCTTTTTTTCAGGCACTTGCTCTTGGAATTCTGTGTAATGCTCTCGTGTGCATGGCTGTATGGCTTACATACAGCGGTCGTTCGGTTGCAGACAAAATATTTGCCATCATATTTCCCATTACAGCTTTTGTCGCGGCAGGATTCGAGCACAGTGTCGCCAATATGTATTTGATCCCAATGGGACTTCTGATAAAAACAGATCGGACCTTTCTCGCAAAAATAGGTAAGACAGCTTCTGACTATGACTCGCTGACCTGGTATGACTTTTTTGTCACCAACCTTGTTCCTGTGACAATAGGAAATATAATAGGCGGAGCTGTGCTTGTCGGGGTAATATACTGGGTGGCCTACCTGCGGCCTGAAAAAAAATGA
- a CDS encoding RibD family protein — protein MNKKATMIVASTICGRISPVGFASIKDRRLLESIRDQTDASIMGAGTLRDADPEMRCTGGRLPENRIRAFVSASGNIPNENRKIFINGPKPVIFVPFELSAELEKVFEDKAVIKGVSRSISESGQKSGISISEVFGLLSGMGAEKILVEGGGSFNYSCLKEGLIDEVLLTIAPFISGDKWASTVADSKEKISSLVKLELVECSHSGETGEIFTKYRVIK, from the coding sequence ATGAACAAAAAAGCGACAATGATAGTTGCGTCAACAATATGCGGAAGAATAAGTCCTGTCGGCTTTGCAAGCATAAAAGACAGACGTTTGCTTGAATCCATTCGCGATCAGACAGATGCGAGCATAATGGGCGCGGGTACACTCCGGGATGCTGATCCTGAAATGAGATGCACAGGTGGCAGGCTTCCGGAAAACAGGATAAGGGCATTTGTTTCAGCTTCGGGAAATATCCCCAATGAAAACAGAAAGATTTTCATAAACGGCCCAAAGCCTGTAATTTTTGTTCCGTTTGAGCTGTCAGCTGAACTTGAAAAAGTTTTTGAGGACAAAGCTGTAATAAAAGGCGTTTCCAGATCAATATCTGAATCAGGTCAAAAATCAGGCATTTCCATTTCCGAAGTTTTCGGGTTGCTCTCCGGGATGGGAGCTGAAAAAATTCTTGTGGAGGGAGGCGGCAGCTTCAATTATTCCTGCCTCAAAGAAGGCCTGATAGATGAAGTACTTCTTACAATCGCACCTTTCATATCAGGAGACAAATGGGCTTCCACTGTGGCAGACTCTAAAGAAAAAATTTCATCCCTTGTCAAGCTTGAGCTGGTCGAGTGTTCGCATTCAGGGGAAACCGGCGAAATCTTTACAAAATACAGGGTTATAAAATGA
- a CDS encoding methyl-accepting chemotaxis protein, with protein MDKTVIQRSKYGIAVKTSLISGVIVLVLLGLSSFALISFQSKLIGSVINTYISNVNTAIDEQGAVQDADLKKAFQTNADIAAGVAAQYLYNVDALNMKEAFKPYMKLPGILAINVTDNDNQAFAAVWNKGANAETGDKLPDDLKLDENKSFKAKATQEGKPIGNLQIYYTDDLLKASIAQGKEKSQAKIDEFRKETDSRIRKAFAVQVIGVLFVVAILVFSIVYCLKFIAIIPIKRVVDGLKDMAQGEGDLTRRLRIKDMDEIGELASWFNLFVEKLQDLIKDIASTSVTLTSSSDELSKLSGDMTKGAHGLSQNSNSVAAASEEMTANMNSVASAMEEASSNVSIVASSAEQMSLTINEIATNSERARGISDKAVIQVEGATKRVKELGEAAKEIDKVTETITDISDQTNLLALNATIEAARAGEHGKGFAVVANEIKELAKQTSEATLDIKNKISGIQQSTSDTVSSIDQISKVIREIENIVSTIASSIEEQSATTKEIATNVAQASIGLGEVNQNVAQSSYVSAEISKEIANVNITAGKITDSSKRVNVNADDLSDLAHKLRELVDRFKV; from the coding sequence ATGGATAAAACAGTTATACAGCGCAGCAAATATGGAATTGCGGTCAAGACATCCCTGATCAGCGGGGTAATAGTGCTGGTATTGCTCGGGCTGTCTTCCTTTGCATTGATCAGTTTCCAATCAAAACTGATCGGATCTGTAATCAACACGTACATAAGCAATGTTAACACGGCAATTGACGAGCAGGGCGCTGTTCAGGACGCAGATCTGAAAAAAGCATTCCAGACCAATGCCGATATTGCGGCTGGCGTGGCTGCCCAGTATCTGTACAATGTCGATGCTCTCAATATGAAGGAAGCATTCAAACCATATATGAAGCTTCCGGGAATTCTGGCCATAAACGTTACGGATAACGATAATCAGGCATTTGCGGCTGTATGGAATAAAGGCGCAAATGCCGAAACCGGCGACAAGCTTCCTGATGATTTAAAGCTCGATGAAAATAAATCTTTTAAGGCAAAAGCAACACAGGAAGGTAAGCCCATAGGAAATCTACAGATTTATTATACGGACGATTTGCTGAAGGCAAGCATTGCCCAGGGCAAGGAAAAATCCCAGGCAAAGATTGATGAATTCAGAAAGGAAACTGATTCCAGGATCAGAAAGGCCTTTGCCGTACAGGTAATAGGTGTTTTGTTTGTTGTGGCCATTCTTGTTTTCAGTATTGTTTACTGTCTTAAATTCATAGCCATAATTCCAATCAAAAGAGTTGTTGACGGCCTAAAGGATATGGCCCAGGGCGAGGGGGATCTTACCAGAAGGCTCAGAATCAAGGATATGGATGAAATAGGCGAGCTTGCCTCCTGGTTCAATCTTTTTGTGGAAAAATTGCAGGATCTAATAAAAGATATTGCAAGCACATCCGTAACCCTGACTTCTTCATCAGACGAGCTGAGCAAACTTTCAGGAGACATGACCAAGGGTGCTCACGGCCTTTCCCAGAATTCAAACAGCGTGGCAGCTGCTTCTGAAGAAATGACCGCAAATATGAATTCCGTTGCTTCGGCCATGGAGGAAGCATCCTCCAATGTGTCCATTGTCGCGTCTTCTGCTGAGCAGATGAGTCTTACCATCAACGAGATTGCCACAAATTCTGAAAGGGCTAGGGGCATAAGTGACAAGGCGGTTATCCAGGTTGAAGGCGCCACAAAAAGAGTTAAGGAACTGGGCGAGGCGGCAAAGGAAATTGACAAGGTTACTGAAACAATTACTGATATTTCTGACCAGACCAATCTTCTTGCCCTTAACGCCACCATAGAAGCCGCAAGGGCAGGTGAGCACGGCAAAGGCTTTGCCGTTGTCGCAAACGAGATCAAGGAACTTGCAAAGCAGACTTCAGAAGCCACTCTGGACATAAAAAACAAGATTTCAGGTATTCAGCAGTCAACATCTGATACGGTTTCTTCCATAGACCAGATTTCAAAAGTAATAAGAGAGATAGAGAACATCGTATCAACCATTGCATCTTCCATTGAGGAACAGTCAGCAACAACAAAGGAAATAGCCACCAATGTCGCCCAGGCTTCCATCGGACTTGGAGAGGTTAACCAGAATGTTGCCCAGAGTTCTTATGTTTCAGCCGAAATTTCCAAGGAGATTGCAAATGTCAATATCACGGCCGGCAAAATTACTGACAGCAGCAAGAGGGTCAATGTGAATGCTGACGACCTTTCGGACCTTGCCCATAAGTTGAGGGAGCTGGTGGACAGATTCAAGGTATAG
- a CDS encoding C-GCAxxG-C-C family protein, which produces MKNEEKALEIFKQGFSCSQAVLGVYCEELGLDTETALKLTDGFGGGMGRMGLTCGAVTGAFMAISLKHGRIKANDLDSKNKTNNLINEFVKKFEAIHGHIGCRELLGCSIGTKEGYEYAKKNNLFEKRCNQYVKDATKILGDIL; this is translated from the coding sequence ATGAAAAACGAAGAAAAAGCCCTTGAAATTTTCAAACAGGGGTTTTCATGTTCCCAGGCTGTCCTTGGGGTATATTGCGAGGAATTAGGTTTGGATACGGAAACAGCGTTAAAGCTTACAGACGGATTTGGAGGAGGCATGGGCAGGATGGGACTAACCTGCGGAGCAGTGACCGGCGCATTCATGGCAATAAGTCTCAAACATGGAAGAATAAAGGCGAATGATCTTGATTCAAAGAACAAAACAAACAACCTGATAAATGAATTTGTCAAAAAATTTGAGGCAATCCACGGCCATATTGGGTGCAGAGAACTTCTTGGCTGCTCAATTGGCACAAAGGAAGGCTATGAGTATGCAAAAAAGAACAATCTGTTCGAAAAGCGTTGCAACCAGTATGTAAAGGATGCAACAAAAATTCTGGGTGATATTCTTTGA
- a CDS encoding MCP four helix bundle domain-containing protein, with amino-acid sequence MVSLIKKILYILAGMLIVLHLITVSGLLYSINRILVKTDRIYEYFNPANLAIARLEAMHEIRLSRLLAMIALKNESSVNKDMETMQSSAKKVAALLEELQGLDHMPREKSLIDKYIKMRGDIVSLRDEKIVPIFLEGRNSEALEILKRDFMPIFEVRRNLALDIQDHLAEKNEEIHREIGHMLRNTGVTAVVVLVMTILGAAVICYIFTKMVVMQKQKEKQEDQMQAMQATMNRVQDVVLNALNQMQFFSARVSDENNELSKEDMEMFQSIIDDTAKQIRKIGDLEKFETDEITKGMTTLKTDL; translated from the coding sequence ATGGTTTCTCTGATCAAAAAAATCCTATATATTCTTGCTGGCATGCTGATTGTTCTTCACCTTATTACTGTTTCAGGGTTGCTCTACTCGATAAACAGAATTCTTGTCAAAACTGACAGAATTTACGAATATTTCAATCCAGCCAATCTTGCCATAGCCAGACTTGAAGCGATGCATGAGATAAGACTGAGCAGGCTTCTTGCGATGATTGCATTGAAGAATGAAAGCAGCGTCAATAAAGACATGGAAACAATGCAATCCTCCGCAAAAAAAGTTGCTGCATTGTTAGAAGAGTTGCAGGGACTTGATCACATGCCGCGTGAAAAAAGTCTTATAGATAAATATATCAAAATGCGTGGGGATATAGTTTCTCTAAGGGATGAAAAAATAGTTCCTATTTTTCTTGAAGGCCGTAATTCAGAGGCGTTGGAAATACTAAAACGCGATTTCATGCCTATTTTTGAGGTAAGAAGAAACCTCGCGCTTGATATCCAGGATCATCTTGCGGAAAAAAACGAGGAAATTCATCGGGAAATCGGCCACATGCTCAGAAATACTGGCGTCACTGCCGTGGTTGTTCTCGTAATGACAATACTTGGAGCAGCCGTTATCTGCTATATTTTCACAAAAATGGTTGTAATGCAAAAGCAGAAGGAAAAACAGGAAGACCAGATGCAGGCAATGCAGGCCACCATGAACAGGGTGCAGGATGTCGTGCTTAATGCCTTGAATCAGATGCAGTTTTTCTCTGCCCGGGTGTCTGACGAGAATAATGAGCTTTCAAAAGAAGATATGGAGATGTTTCAATCCATCATTGATGATACGGCAAAGCAGATAAGAAAAATTGGAGATCTTGAAAAATTTGAAACAGATGAAATAACAAAAGGCATGACAACTTTAAAAACAGATCTGTGA
- a CDS encoding ABC transporter substrate-binding protein — MSKKNLILSILLGFFMAASPAIADMEAAKKWIDSEFSPSTLSKEQQLKEMEWFINAVKSLPKDTSVKVVSETLTTHEYESKVLAKAFTEITGMKVEHELTEEGLVVSKVQNQMKGASLYDGYINDSDLIGTHYRYGKVLPLSDFMTGDGKDVTLPTLDVDDFMGKSFCTAPDGKLYQLPDQQFANLYWFRYDWFTREDFKKQFKEKYGYELGVPVNWSAYEDIADFFTNVVKEIDGKKVYGHMDYGQRHPSLGWRFSDAWFSMAGLGDKGTPNGLPVDEWGIRVEDCKPVGASVSRGGEMNGPSAVYALTKFIDWLYNYAPAEARNMTFSTAGAEPAKGNIAQQIFWYTAFTADMIKPGLPVVNADGTPKWRMAPSPHGAYWEKGMKLGYQDCGSWTIFKNTPLEKQKAAWLYAQFCVSKTVSMKKFLTGLTPIRNSDIMSPILDKEIPKYGGLIEFYRSPAKVAWTPTGTNVPDYPGMAPFWWQELGHATFAKKKTPKEALDSLAAKFDERLGQLEKEGMVNCAPKLNPVKPESEWLGKAPGAAPKAKLENEKPKGETVPYEQLLKAWKEGRAE; from the coding sequence ATGAGCAAGAAGAATTTGATTTTGTCTATTTTGTTAGGTTTTTTTATGGCTGCCTCCCCTGCAATTGCAGACATGGAAGCGGCAAAAAAATGGATTGACAGCGAATTTTCTCCAAGCACGCTCAGCAAAGAACAGCAGCTTAAGGAAATGGAGTGGTTTATCAACGCTGTCAAATCCCTTCCAAAAGACACATCCGTCAAAGTTGTTTCAGAGACTCTTACAACCCATGAATATGAATCAAAAGTACTTGCCAAAGCTTTTACCGAAATTACAGGCATGAAGGTTGAGCATGAACTGACCGAAGAAGGTCTTGTCGTAAGTAAGGTTCAGAACCAGATGAAGGGTGCCAGTCTTTATGATGGCTACATCAATGATAGTGACCTGATCGGAACTCATTACAGATACGGCAAGGTTCTTCCTCTTTCTGACTTCATGACAGGAGACGGGAAGGATGTTACCCTCCCAACCCTTGATGTGGACGACTTCATGGGTAAAAGCTTCTGTACGGCTCCGGACGGCAAACTTTATCAGCTTCCTGACCAGCAGTTTGCGAATCTTTACTGGTTCCGCTATGACTGGTTCACCCGGGAAGATTTCAAGAAGCAGTTTAAAGAAAAATATGGTTATGAACTCGGCGTCCCTGTGAACTGGTCGGCATACGAAGATATTGCTGATTTCTTCACAAATGTTGTGAAAGAAATAGACGGCAAGAAAGTCTATGGCCACATGGATTATGGTCAGCGTCATCCTTCCCTAGGCTGGCGTTTCTCAGATGCATGGTTTTCAATGGCAGGTCTTGGTGACAAAGGAACTCCAAACGGACTTCCTGTTGATGAGTGGGGTATCCGTGTTGAAGACTGCAAACCTGTTGGTGCGTCAGTTTCAAGAGGCGGAGAGATGAACGGCCCTTCAGCTGTTTATGCCCTCACAAAATTCATTGACTGGCTTTATAACTATGCTCCGGCTGAAGCAAGAAACATGACCTTTTCAACGGCAGGCGCAGAGCCTGCAAAAGGAAACATCGCCCAGCAGATTTTCTGGTACACCGCCTTTACCGCAGATATGATCAAACCAGGCCTTCCAGTTGTTAACGCAGACGGCACTCCAAAATGGAGAATGGCCCCTTCTCCGCATGGTGCGTATTGGGAAAAAGGCATGAAGCTTGGTTACCAGGATTGTGGTTCATGGACAATCTTTAAGAATACTCCTCTTGAAAAGCAGAAAGCAGCGTGGCTTTATGCCCAGTTCTGCGTAAGCAAGACTGTTTCCATGAAAAAATTTCTCACCGGTCTTACCCCAATAAGAAACTCAGACATTATGTCTCCGATTCTTGACAAGGAAATTCCAAAATACGGCGGTCTCATCGAGTTCTACCGCAGCCCGGCCAAGGTAGCCTGGACACCGACTGGAACAAACGTACCTGATTATCCAGGCATGGCTCCTTTCTGGTGGCAGGAACTGGGACATGCCACATTCGCAAAGAAAAAGACTCCAAAGGAAGCCCTTGATTCACTCGCCGCAAAATTTGACGAGCGTCTTGGACAGCTTGAAAAGGAAGGAATGGTTAACTGCGCTCCAAAGCTGAATCCTGTGAAGCCTGAATCAGAGTGGCTTGGGAAGGCTCCAGGAGCTGCTCCAAAGGCAAAGCTTGAAAATGAAAAACCAAAGGGAGAAACTGTTCCTTATGAACAACTCCTGAAGGCATGGAAAGAAGGCCGGGCCGAATAG
- a CDS encoding substrate-binding periplasmic protein: MKKIVIIIWLLIPHAALATDLIFLTHSCEMQTKIDEKGELRGIEHAGKRAFYVELIREMMTLMEVTKKIEQVPLIRGMKCVQERDNIAFFNVSRIPEREDSVKWVGPILVEADYFYEMKNAPTGITNLEDAKKVKKIGVVRGGVHEKILLNNGFTNTYPVTEYLQTYRMLNAGRVNLVPATAGEAFESTLKKVGIPRDKIQKTPVLVLETGGYLVFSKNISDDVILQWQDALDRIKESGKYQQIYNLYILP, from the coding sequence ATGAAAAAGATTGTTATTATCATATGGTTACTGATTCCGCATGCTGCGCTTGCAACTGACCTCATTTTTTTAACTCATAGTTGCGAAATGCAAACAAAAATTGATGAGAAAGGTGAGCTGCGAGGAATTGAACACGCAGGTAAGAGAGCGTTTTATGTAGAATTAATTCGTGAAATGATGACTCTTATGGAAGTTACAAAAAAAATTGAGCAAGTTCCTCTAATCAGGGGAATGAAATGTGTTCAAGAGCGAGATAACATAGCATTCTTCAATGTTAGCCGAATACCTGAAAGAGAAGACTCTGTAAAATGGGTTGGACCGATTTTGGTAGAAGCAGATTACTTCTATGAAATGAAAAATGCGCCAACAGGTATAACAAATTTAGAAGATGCAAAAAAAGTAAAAAAAATAGGAGTTGTCCGCGGAGGCGTACATGAAAAAATTTTATTAAATAATGGTTTTACAAATACTTATCCTGTTACCGAGTACTTGCAAACTTATCGTATGTTAAATGCAGGCAGAGTCAATTTAGTACCTGCAACAGCCGGTGAAGCTTTCGAATCAACGTTAAAAAAAGTAGGTATTCCCCGGGATAAAATTCAGAAGACTCCTGTATTAGTCTTAGAAACAGGAGGATATCTTGTTTTTTCCAAAAATATTTCCGATGATGTTATCCTCCAGTGGCAGGATGCCTTGGATCGGATAAAAGAATCAGGGAAATACCAGCAAATATACAATCTTTATATTTTACCTTAA